A part of Halobacillus shinanisalinarum genomic DNA contains:
- a CDS encoding aldehyde dehydrogenase family protein gives MSHSNYINGQWQEPISGDYKNNVSPHDSQEIEEFPVSTEADVQKAISSANKAFPSWKKLSYQQRGTYLLKAAEILEENTEEIGRDLTLEEGKTLTEGIGETRRAINILKYYAGEAMQPIGSVIPSANSETTVYTKRTPLGPVGLITPWNFPIAIPAWKMAPALIYGNTVVIKPADLTPKCVYHLMNAFHEAGLPAGVVNCVFGRGSVVGNELVENRGIKGISFTGSNSVGRAIQSKAMANGKKVQLEMGGKNPLVILADAGIDNAVELAIKGAYQSTGQKCTATSRVIVEEEIYESFRDRLIERTQSLKVGNPLVDDSFMGPCVSQSQYETVLRMIDQGKNEGNLLCGGESIKTSELENGYYIQPTIFELSSQNARIATEEIFGPVIALLKAADYQEAVQMANDTEFGLSASICTNNLSRAQQFIDQIEVGMVHVNSETAGAEPQIPFGGMKNSSDGPREQGKTAIDFYTQVKTVYYDQHR, from the coding sequence ATGAGTCATTCAAACTACATTAACGGCCAATGGCAGGAACCTATTTCTGGCGATTATAAAAATAACGTCAGCCCTCACGACAGTCAAGAAATTGAAGAATTCCCTGTCAGTACAGAAGCAGATGTACAAAAAGCCATCAGTTCAGCAAATAAAGCTTTTCCCTCTTGGAAAAAGCTCTCCTATCAACAGAGAGGTACTTACTTACTAAAAGCAGCAGAAATTTTAGAAGAGAACACAGAAGAAATTGGACGAGATCTTACGCTCGAGGAAGGGAAAACTTTAACGGAAGGCATTGGCGAAACACGCCGTGCGATTAATATCCTTAAATACTATGCAGGAGAAGCAATGCAGCCAATTGGCAGTGTTATCCCTTCAGCTAACTCGGAAACCACGGTTTATACCAAACGCACACCATTAGGCCCTGTGGGATTAATTACCCCGTGGAATTTTCCTATCGCTATTCCAGCATGGAAGATGGCTCCAGCCTTAATTTACGGCAACACTGTTGTTATAAAACCAGCAGACTTAACACCTAAGTGTGTATATCACCTTATGAATGCCTTTCATGAAGCTGGTTTGCCAGCAGGTGTTGTTAACTGTGTATTTGGACGCGGTTCTGTGGTTGGAAACGAACTTGTAGAAAACCGGGGGATTAAAGGTATCTCATTTACCGGGTCTAACTCAGTTGGCAGAGCTATTCAAAGTAAAGCAATGGCTAACGGTAAAAAGGTACAACTTGAAATGGGTGGTAAAAATCCATTGGTCATATTAGCTGATGCCGGAATCGATAATGCAGTTGAGCTGGCCATCAAAGGAGCTTATCAATCCACCGGGCAAAAATGCACAGCAACCAGCCGTGTGATCGTAGAAGAAGAAATCTATGAAAGTTTCCGTGATCGACTGATAGAACGTACTCAAAGTCTAAAGGTAGGAAATCCATTAGTAGATGATTCTTTTATGGGACCATGTGTATCCCAATCCCAGTACGAAACAGTGCTCCGTATGATTGATCAAGGAAAAAATGAAGGTAACCTTCTTTGCGGTGGGGAATCGATAAAAACATCTGAACTCGAAAACGGTTATTATATCCAACCAACCATTTTTGAACTCTCGTCTCAAAATGCACGTATAGCGACAGAAGAGATCTTCGGCCCAGTTATCGCTTTATTAAAAGCTGCTGATTACCAAGAAGCCGTTCAGATGGCCAATGACACAGAATTTGGACTGAGTGCATCCATATGCACCAATAACCTAAGCCGGGCTCAGCAATTCATCGATCAAATCGAGGTAGGCATGGTACATGTGAATTCTGAAACTGCAGGCGCGGAACCACAAATACCGTTTGGAGGAATGAAAAATTCCAGTGATGGCCCTCGAGAACAAGGTAAAACAGCCATTGATTTTTACACCCAGGTCAAGACCGTATATTATGACCAGCACAGATAG
- a CDS encoding YeiH family protein: MAQQEITEKLDEVPSSGQQKKSGKRPNRALPWIGGIAFTFFIALLGLGLAKIPGFDRVGPLACAIIIAIICRQIWEYPEKIRPGIEFSAKKLLRYAIVLYGLKLNIAVIFNQGMPLLVRDIGTIVFAMAIMLLIAKWLKADFVLSLLLAVGTAVCGAAAIAAVSPIVKSEEEDTAIGVGIIALAGTVFALLYTVIRPFLPISGSDYGVWSGISLHEIAHVALAAAPGGEDALAIALLAKLGRVFLLVPLCFILMYWMKKRNVNDAGKTKVDFPWFLIGFIVMSLFGSYVIGEYIEIPVTIMDGIAYLSTFILTMAMVGLGLNVSFQALRTKASRPFIAMLITSLLLSVLTFFTL, from the coding sequence ATGGCACAACAAGAAATTACGGAGAAATTAGATGAGGTACCTTCTTCAGGGCAACAGAAAAAATCAGGAAAGAGACCGAATCGGGCGTTACCGTGGATCGGCGGAATTGCATTCACTTTTTTCATTGCATTATTGGGGCTTGGGTTAGCAAAAATACCTGGGTTTGACCGCGTAGGCCCTCTTGCTTGTGCAATCATCATCGCCATCATTTGCCGTCAAATTTGGGAATATCCCGAGAAAATCCGTCCGGGAATCGAATTTTCCGCTAAAAAATTACTTAGGTATGCCATTGTGTTATACGGATTAAAATTAAATATTGCGGTTATCTTTAATCAGGGTATGCCCTTACTAGTTCGTGATATCGGAACCATTGTTTTTGCCATGGCAATTATGCTGTTGATAGCGAAATGGTTAAAGGCCGATTTTGTATTATCCCTTCTCCTTGCAGTCGGAACAGCCGTTTGCGGTGCAGCAGCTATTGCAGCTGTATCACCAATTGTGAAATCTGAAGAGGAGGATACGGCGATCGGGGTAGGTATTATTGCTTTAGCCGGAACCGTTTTCGCTCTACTTTATACTGTGATTCGACCTTTCTTGCCTATATCCGGTTCCGACTATGGGGTTTGGTCTGGGATAAGTTTACATGAAATTGCTCATGTTGCCTTAGCTGCTGCACCTGGAGGAGAAGATGCATTAGCTATTGCTCTATTAGCTAAATTAGGTCGAGTCTTTTTATTGGTTCCTTTATGTTTTATTCTAATGTATTGGATGAAGAAGCGAAACGTTAATGATGCTGGTAAAACAAAGGTGGATTTCCCGTGGTTTTTAATTGGCTTTATCGTCATGAGTCTCTTTGGAAGCTATGTCATTGGGGAATATATTGAAATACCGGTAACAATCATGGATGGAATAGCTTATCTATCCACGTTTATTCTAACCATGGCGATGGTTGGACTCGGATTAAACGTCAGTTTCCAAGCTTTGCGAACAAAAGCGTCCCGTCCGTTTATTGCGATGCTCATTACATCTTTACTGTTATCTGTCCTTACCTTTTTCACCTTATAG
- a CDS encoding GntR family transcriptional regulator translates to MSLDHTNPVPLHIQLKEILEKEIFDGKYKTKIPSEREFMEDFSISRSTVREAINLLVRDGALEKKKGKGTFISFKPIQEWLGYLGSTTETIRGMGMKPGAKLIDHGIIKPDQSVSTLTGLDVAYFIKRVRYADDVPIAIENQYYPVEIGRKLAQYDLDNATLYDLLEKKLEIHFADAEQMITSGPFHESDAKLLGVSPASCTLIINRMIYDNEGDLVEYQEGFYRSDMYSFSINLSRKNS, encoded by the coding sequence ATGTCTTTAGATCATACAAACCCTGTTCCACTTCATATTCAACTGAAGGAGATCTTAGAAAAAGAAATTTTTGACGGGAAATATAAAACAAAAATTCCGAGTGAAAGGGAATTTATGGAGGATTTCTCGATTAGCCGTAGCACAGTCAGAGAGGCCATTAATCTTCTAGTCCGGGATGGCGCTCTAGAAAAAAAGAAGGGTAAAGGGACATTTATTTCATTTAAGCCTATTCAAGAATGGTTAGGGTACTTAGGCAGTACGACAGAAACGATTCGCGGAATGGGGATGAAGCCGGGAGCAAAACTAATTGACCACGGGATTATTAAACCAGATCAATCAGTTAGTACATTAACCGGACTTGATGTTGCATACTTTATTAAAAGGGTTCGCTATGCAGACGACGTTCCAATCGCCATAGAAAATCAATACTACCCCGTCGAGATCGGGAGAAAGCTTGCGCAATATGACTTAGATAACGCAACCCTTTACGATTTACTTGAGAAGAAATTGGAAATACATTTTGCAGATGCAGAGCAAATGATCACGAGTGGTCCATTTCATGAAAGCGATGCAAAACTTTTAGGTGTATCTCCAGCTTCATGTACTTTGATCATCAATCGAATGATTTATGATAACGAAGGGGATCTCGTTGAATATCAAGAAGGCTTCTACCGTTCAGACATGTATTCGTTTTCTATCAATTTATCAAGAAAAAATAGCTAA
- the ald gene encoding alanine dehydrogenase: MIIGIPREIKNNENRVAITPAGITAYRKAGHEVWVESGAGVGSGISDQEYKAAGAIIMPSPQDVWEAEMVLKVKEPQPEEYQYFREGLILFTYLHLAAEPGLTAALLECRVTAIAYETIQLDNGALPLLTPMSEVAGRMSIQIGAHFLEKLNGGKGTLLGGVPGVQAGDVVILGGGIVGTNAAKMALGLGANVTLLDINPNRLRELDNEFSGQINTVMSNEFNIAAAVERADLLVGAVLIPGAKAPQLVVEDMVKTMRDGSVIVDVAIDQGGSIETANRISTHDQPTYVKHGVVHYAVANIPGAVSSTSTYALTNVTTQYGVLLASKGYKQAISGNKALAQGINTLKGYVTHPAVAKALGLPYQPAELLLEDLATTSS; the protein is encoded by the coding sequence ATGATTATAGGGATACCTAGGGAGATAAAGAATAACGAAAACCGTGTGGCTATTACACCTGCTGGAATAACGGCTTATAGAAAGGCAGGCCATGAAGTTTGGGTGGAAAGTGGTGCCGGGGTAGGCAGTGGGATTTCTGATCAAGAGTATAAGGCAGCTGGAGCCATAATCATGCCTTCACCGCAAGATGTTTGGGAAGCTGAAATGGTGCTCAAAGTGAAAGAACCGCAGCCAGAGGAATATCAATACTTCCGTGAGGGATTAATCTTGTTCACTTATCTTCATCTTGCTGCGGAACCGGGCCTTACCGCAGCACTTCTAGAATGCAGAGTTACTGCCATCGCCTATGAAACCATCCAACTAGACAACGGTGCCCTTCCATTACTAACGCCTATGAGCGAGGTAGCTGGAAGAATGTCTATACAAATTGGGGCTCATTTTTTAGAAAAGTTAAATGGCGGAAAAGGCACCCTTTTAGGTGGAGTACCCGGGGTTCAAGCAGGGGATGTTGTCATTCTCGGCGGAGGTATAGTTGGGACGAATGCAGCTAAGATGGCATTGGGTTTAGGTGCCAATGTGACTTTGCTGGACATTAACCCTAACAGACTAAGAGAATTGGATAATGAATTTAGCGGTCAAATCAACACGGTTATGTCAAATGAATTCAATATTGCAGCTGCAGTGGAAAGAGCGGATTTATTGGTTGGCGCGGTATTAATCCCCGGTGCAAAGGCTCCTCAACTAGTTGTAGAGGACATGGTCAAAACGATGAGGGATGGTTCAGTTATTGTTGACGTGGCCATTGATCAGGGGGGATCCATTGAGACAGCCAATCGAATTTCGACTCATGATCAGCCAACGTATGTGAAGCATGGGGTCGTCCATTATGCAGTCGCCAATATCCCTGGGGCCGTATCAAGTACATCGACTTATGCTTTGACAAACGTGACAACTCAGTACGGTGTGTTACTTGCAAGTAAAGGATATAAGCAAGCGATCAGCGGAAATAAAGCATTAGCCCAAGGGATTAACACGTTAAAGGGATACGTTACACATCCAGCGGTAGCGAAAGCCTTAGGTTTACCTTATCAACCGGCCGAATTATTGCTAGAGGATTTAGCCACCACTTCATCATGA
- a CDS encoding aspartate aminotransferase family protein, protein MKVKEEMDSLVKKDTDHLWHAMHRHVENQPTMVAESGEGSWFTDVNGNRYLDGVSGLWCLNLGHGRQEIIDAASEQMKQLSYFPLTLSHMPAINLSAKISQLLGGSYKTFFSNSGSEANEAAFKIARQYHDQNGNPGKYKFISRYRAYHGTTLGALSATAQANRRMKYDPGVPGFLHTPPPYSYRSLFDEDAEKSDLIAAEMIDQMITWEGAESVAGVIMEPFISGGGVIIPSKAYLKRVSEICKKHDVLLIMDEVVSGFGRTGKMFGFMHTEGVEPDIVTMAKGLTSGYLPLGATAVKSDIYEKFKEAGDHNHFRHVSTYGGHPASCAVALKNIEIIERENLVNRVDELGETILGQLKELIEHENVGEVRSVGFLYGIEMVEDKQTKKPASDQLIGSIIGKCKENGLIIGRNGDTVPGYNNVLIIAPPLSSTEDDLEFVVNTVKSAFYDLKAYVKIEKTSKN, encoded by the coding sequence ATGAAGGTAAAAGAAGAAATGGATAGTTTGGTGAAAAAGGATACGGATCATCTATGGCATGCCATGCATCGTCATGTTGAAAACCAACCAACGATGGTCGCGGAATCTGGTGAGGGTTCATGGTTTACAGATGTGAATGGGAATAGATATTTAGATGGGGTATCAGGGTTATGGTGTTTAAATTTAGGTCATGGCCGACAAGAAATCATTGATGCTGCAAGTGAGCAAATGAAGCAATTATCATATTTTCCATTGACGTTGAGCCATATGCCGGCTATTAACTTATCGGCGAAAATCAGTCAACTTTTAGGGGGATCCTATAAAACATTTTTCTCAAATAGCGGATCTGAAGCCAACGAAGCTGCCTTTAAGATTGCTCGTCAATATCACGATCAAAACGGAAATCCTGGAAAGTACAAATTTATTTCAAGATACCGTGCGTACCATGGAACGACCTTAGGGGCATTAAGTGCAACAGCGCAAGCGAATCGTCGTATGAAATATGATCCAGGTGTACCGGGCTTTCTCCATACCCCGCCTCCATATAGTTACCGTAGCCTTTTTGATGAAGATGCGGAAAAAAGCGATTTAATCGCCGCAGAAATGATTGATCAAATGATTACGTGGGAGGGGGCAGAATCCGTAGCCGGTGTCATTATGGAGCCGTTTATTTCTGGCGGGGGAGTCATCATACCATCTAAAGCCTATTTAAAACGAGTTTCCGAGATTTGTAAAAAACATGATGTGCTCCTAATAATGGATGAAGTGGTTTCAGGCTTCGGACGTACCGGAAAGATGTTTGGATTCATGCACACAGAGGGTGTTGAACCAGATATCGTTACGATGGCAAAAGGATTGACAAGTGGTTACTTGCCATTAGGGGCAACGGCCGTTAAATCTGACATCTACGAAAAATTTAAAGAAGCCGGTGACCATAACCACTTTAGACACGTTTCCACATACGGGGGACACCCAGCATCGTGTGCGGTTGCCTTAAAAAATATTGAAATTATTGAGAGAGAAAATCTTGTGAATCGAGTCGATGAGCTAGGGGAAACCATTTTAGGGCAACTAAAAGAGTTGATCGAACACGAGAATGTCGGCGAAGTCAGGAGCGTTGGTTTCCTTTATGGCATCGAAATGGTCGAGGATAAGCAGACCAAAAAACCGGCCTCCGACCAATTGATTGGTTCCATTATTGGGAAATGTAAAGAAAATGGATTAATTATCGGACGCAACGGTGACACCGTACCTGGTTACAATAACGTACTAATTATAGCGCCACCCCTCTCCTCAACAGAAGATGATTTAGAGTTTGTAGTGAATACAGTGAAGTCAGCGTTTTATGATTTAAAAGCCTACGTTAAAATCGAAAAAACAAGTAAAAATTGA
- a CDS encoding LysR family transcriptional regulator — MNYEKLQTFITVAGKKSFSEAAKLLYLSQPTITSQIKLLEKDLNTTLFERTTKQVQLTQAANVPYRYAKEIIKISETAEKEIMSMSDQVYGDLKIACSLTIGENILPQILGEFRKEYPLTSIIGM; from the coding sequence ATGAACTATGAGAAGCTACAAACTTTCATCACAGTGGCTGGTAAGAAAAGCTTTTCTGAAGCAGCTAAATTACTCTATTTATCCCAACCAACGATTACATCCCAGATAAAATTACTAGAAAAAGACTTGAATACGACATTGTTCGAACGAACGACGAAACAGGTTCAACTAACACAGGCTGCCAATGTTCCTTATCGTTATGCTAAAGAAATCATCAAGATAAGCGAAACAGCTGAAAAGGAAATTATGAGCATGTCTGATCAAGTTTATGGTGACCTAAAAATCGCCTGCAGCCTAACCATTGGTGAGAATATTCTTCCGCAAATTTTAGGGGAGTTTAGAAAAGAATATCCTTTGACGTCTATCATCGGGATGTAG
- the xsc gene encoding sulfoacetaldehyde acetyltransferase, producing MAKVESEVKQLRGKKVKMTPSEAIVETLVAEGVKEVYGILGSAFMDMLDLLPTADIRFLPVRHEQTTAHMADAYTRVTGVAGVVVGQNGPGITNMVTSVAAANQAHTPMVVISPSAGTPTVGWDGFQECNQVSVFEDITKETVQVTHVSRVADCLRTAFRIAYAERGPVLFDIPRDYFYGELEDQILEPYQYRVDSRGSGDPAQLDNAVELLKNAEYPVIISGRGTVDSDGIDTVKEIAEHLTAPVAVSYMHNDAFPDNHPLAVGPIGYMGSKAAMNTLKKADVVLAIGTRLSVFGTLPCYDIDYFPEDAKIIQVDINPRNIARTHPIEVGLIADAKSACDELVKRLQEEAPNPVQNQDRLQEVTHEREKWEEELVSLAMEDGNPINPRRALLELTRAVPEGTMISSDIGNVSSTANAYLKFNQGRKHIAALTFGNTGFAYPAALGAQLGDPNSPAVAIVGDGAWGMSLHEVSTAVEQNIPVVACVFNNNAWCAEKKNQVDYYDNRFVGADIDSPDFAEVARSMGAQGYRVDKPEDVGPVIAEAIKSKKPTVIDIQVDGTQLAPPFRKDALKMPTRYLAKYKHLDFESWGKE from the coding sequence ATGGCAAAAGTAGAGTCCGAAGTGAAGCAACTGAGAGGGAAAAAGGTTAAAATGACGCCAAGTGAAGCGATTGTAGAAACCCTAGTGGCTGAAGGAGTAAAAGAGGTTTATGGAATTTTGGGGTCGGCGTTTATGGATATGCTTGATCTATTACCTACTGCCGATATTCGGTTCCTGCCGGTACGTCATGAACAAACAACCGCACATATGGCTGATGCCTATACTCGTGTAACAGGAGTAGCAGGTGTAGTAGTTGGTCAGAATGGACCGGGGATTACAAATATGGTAACTTCTGTGGCAGCAGCGAATCAGGCACACACCCCTATGGTCGTAATTTCACCATCTGCAGGTACGCCGACAGTTGGATGGGATGGTTTCCAAGAATGCAATCAGGTCTCTGTGTTTGAGGACATTACGAAGGAAACGGTTCAGGTAACCCACGTCAGCCGCGTAGCTGATTGCCTGCGTACAGCATTTAGAATTGCATATGCCGAACGAGGGCCAGTACTATTCGATATCCCCCGTGATTATTTTTACGGTGAATTAGAAGATCAAATTTTGGAACCTTATCAATATCGTGTGGATTCTCGTGGAAGCGGTGATCCGGCCCAGTTGGATAACGCGGTTGAACTGCTTAAAAACGCAGAGTATCCGGTCATTATCTCCGGTCGAGGAACTGTAGATTCTGATGGGATTGATACAGTCAAAGAAATTGCCGAACATTTAACAGCCCCTGTGGCGGTTTCCTACATGCATAACGATGCCTTCCCGGATAACCACCCATTAGCTGTTGGGCCAATTGGATATATGGGGTCAAAAGCTGCCATGAATACGTTGAAAAAAGCAGACGTCGTACTCGCCATCGGCACAAGGTTATCGGTGTTTGGAACATTACCTTGTTATGACATTGATTATTTTCCTGAAGACGCCAAGATTATTCAGGTTGATATTAACCCTCGAAATATAGCACGTACACATCCGATTGAGGTCGGTTTAATTGCAGATGCTAAATCAGCATGTGACGAGCTCGTCAAACGATTGCAGGAGGAAGCCCCTAATCCGGTACAAAACCAAGATCGGTTACAAGAAGTCACACATGAAAGAGAAAAATGGGAAGAAGAACTCGTATCCCTCGCAATGGAAGACGGAAATCCTATCAACCCTCGCCGCGCCTTGCTAGAGTTAACGAGAGCAGTACCTGAAGGAACGATGATCTCATCAGATATCGGAAACGTTTCATCCACAGCCAATGCCTATTTGAAATTCAACCAAGGAAGAAAACATATTGCGGCACTTACATTTGGTAATACAGGATTTGCTTATCCGGCGGCATTGGGGGCGCAATTAGGTGATCCGAATAGTCCCGCGGTGGCCATTGTCGGTGATGGTGCATGGGGCATGAGTCTCCACGAAGTTAGTACAGCAGTAGAGCAGAATATTCCGGTCGTTGCCTGTGTGTTTAATAACAACGCATGGTGTGCGGAGAAGAAGAACCAAGTAGATTACTATGATAATCGCTTTGTCGGTGCAGATATTGATTCCCCTGATTTTGCCGAAGTGGCTAGGTCAATGGGTGCGCAAGGGTACAGAGTAGATAAGCCAGAAGATGTCGGACCAGTAATAGCCGAGGCTATAAAATCCAAAAAGCCAACCGTTATTGACATTCAAGTAGACGGAACACAACTGGCACCACCGTTTAGAAAAGATGCACTGAAAATGCCAACGCGTTACCTTGCTAAATATAAGCATCTAGATTTTGAAAGTTGGGGAAAAGAATAG
- the thiC gene encoding phosphomethylpyrimidine synthase ThiC has protein sequence MSPSSLNKKNISIMSSFSGSQKVYVPGSRTDIKVPMREIELSPTTGTFGEEENPPLRVYDTSGPYTDPNYSVNITKGLPALRSVWIQERGDVEQYENREIQPEDNGYKENDPRANDKVFPGLNRKPLRAKKGKNVSQLHYAKQGTITPEIEFIAIRESMDPEFVRDEVAKGRAIIPSNINHPEIEPMIIGRNFHVKINANIGNSAVSSSIEQEVEKMTWATRWGADNIMDLSTGKDIHTTREWIIRNSSVPVGTVPIYQALEKVNGVAEDLTWEIYRDTLIEQAEQGVDYFTIHAGVLLRYVPLTAERLTGIVSRGGSIMAQWCLYHHQESFLYTHFEEICEIMKAYDISFSLGDGLRPGSIADANDEAQFAELETLGELTKIAWEYDVQVMVEGPGHVPMHLIKENMDKQLEVCQEAPFYTLGPLTTDVAPGYDHITSAIGAAMIGWYGTAMLCYVTPKEHLGLPNRDDVREGVITYKIAAHAADLAKGHPGAQERDDALSKARFEFRWRDQFNLSLDPERAIEYHDETLPAEGAKTAHFCSMCGPKFCSMRISQDIRNYAKDNELFTKEAIEKGMQEKAEEFKKSGGNIYQ, from the coding sequence ATGTCACCATCTTCATTAAACAAAAAAAACATTTCCATCATGTCTAGTTTTTCAGGAAGTCAAAAAGTATATGTGCCAGGTTCAAGAACCGACATAAAAGTCCCCATGCGTGAAATCGAGTTAAGTCCAACAACAGGTACTTTTGGGGAAGAGGAAAATCCTCCATTGCGTGTGTATGATACAAGTGGTCCTTATACAGACCCGAATTATTCCGTTAATATTACCAAAGGCCTTCCAGCCCTTCGAAGTGTATGGATTCAAGAACGAGGCGATGTGGAACAATATGAAAACCGCGAAATCCAACCTGAAGATAATGGGTATAAGGAAAATGATCCTCGTGCAAACGATAAAGTATTCCCTGGATTAAATCGTAAACCATTACGTGCCAAAAAGGGGAAAAATGTCTCGCAACTTCATTATGCTAAACAGGGAACGATTACTCCTGAAATAGAGTTTATCGCAATAAGGGAAAGTATGGATCCGGAGTTTGTCCGAGATGAAGTGGCAAAAGGCCGTGCAATAATCCCATCTAATATTAATCACCCAGAGATCGAACCTATGATTATAGGTCGTAATTTCCACGTCAAAATTAACGCGAATATTGGAAATTCAGCTGTTTCATCCTCTATTGAACAGGAAGTTGAAAAAATGACTTGGGCCACACGTTGGGGCGCAGATAATATCATGGACCTATCAACGGGGAAAGACATTCACACAACTCGAGAATGGATCATTCGAAACTCATCCGTTCCGGTTGGTACTGTCCCCATTTATCAAGCATTAGAAAAAGTCAATGGTGTTGCTGAGGACCTGACGTGGGAGATTTATCGTGATACGTTGATCGAACAAGCAGAGCAAGGTGTGGACTACTTCACGATCCATGCAGGTGTTCTTTTGCGATATGTGCCACTAACAGCAGAACGTTTAACGGGTATTGTTTCTCGTGGTGGATCGATCATGGCACAGTGGTGCTTGTATCACCACCAAGAAAGCTTTTTGTATACTCATTTTGAAGAGATTTGTGAAATTATGAAAGCCTACGATATCTCCTTCTCCCTGGGGGATGGGTTACGTCCTGGGTCCATTGCGGATGCAAATGATGAAGCCCAGTTTGCTGAACTAGAAACTCTGGGAGAGCTGACAAAAATCGCATGGGAGTACGATGTACAGGTGATGGTTGAAGGACCAGGCCATGTGCCCATGCATCTTATTAAAGAAAACATGGACAAACAATTAGAAGTGTGTCAGGAAGCCCCCTTTTATACACTTGGACCACTTACAACGGATGTAGCTCCTGGTTATGATCACATTACTTCTGCGATTGGCGCAGCTATGATTGGTTGGTATGGAACCGCAATGCTTTGTTATGTAACGCCAAAAGAACATTTAGGTTTACCCAATAGGGATGATGTTCGTGAAGGGGTTATTACTTATAAAATCGCGGCCCATGCAGCTGATTTAGCAAAAGGACATCCAGGGGCCCAAGAACGGGATGACGCCTTGTCAAAAGCACGTTTTGAATTTCGTTGGAGAGATCAATTTAACTTATCTTTGGATCCAGAGCGTGCTATTGAGTATCATGATGAAACACTACCTGCTGAAGGTGCAAAAACGGCTCACTTTTGTTCCATGTGCGGACCAAAATTCTGTAGTATGAGAATTTCTCAAGATATTCGTAATTATGCAAAAGATAATGAACTTTTTACGAAAGAGGCTATTGAAAAAGGGATGCAGGAGAAAGCTGAAGAATTTAAGAAATCTGGGGGTAATATTTATCAGTAA
- a CDS encoding serine protease yields MMVQNIEEEINQTKNHLASLKNCLKEIQQNCDHQFKGNNNYEKCVKCNKTEALYY; encoded by the coding sequence ATGATGGTTCAAAACATCGAAGAAGAAATTAATCAAACGAAAAATCACCTTGCTTCTTTGAAGAATTGTTTAAAAGAGATTCAACAAAATTGTGATCATCAGTTTAAAGGGAATAATAATTATGAAAAATGTGTGAAATGTAATAAGACAGAAGCATTATATTACTAA